In Spirosoma sp. KUDC1026, the sequence AGCTCGCATAGTCGATTGGGCCGTCGTCAGGTTCATGTAATTCACCAGTGCCAGAATGATCAATAGTACCGCTACTATTGTGAGAATAGTCACCAGTCGACTATCGGAGCCAGTCGCGAAATTGTTACTCAGGTGTATGTCGGTGAGAGACTGAAGAAAAAAGCGGTAATTGCTCTTATTATCCTTCGAGCGTTCTATGATCAGATCATTGATCGCCTGAGCAATGGAAAAGGCTGATGTTTGATCGTTCGCCAGAAGATATGTCTCAAAATCACCTTTTTCCAGGGAGTGCAGCGTGTTGTCCAGAATCGATTTTCCGCTTAAGTAGCGGTTCAGCCGCCTGGCGTTCTCAATCGCCCGGAAACTCGCGGTGGAGGTCAGCATGTGAAACTGTAGCGTCGAATTGGAGGGAGGGGTCTCCATAACACCCGCAACGGTAAAAGCCAGTGTATCGTTATACATAAGCACCTGACCTATGGGGTCCTGGTTTTTGTAATATTGATTCGCCAACTGCTCAGAAATGACCAGGTTCATTGGACGATCGAAGGCCTTTTTCGGGTTCCCGCGTTTGATCGCTACGCCAAACACGTCAAAAAAAGCTGGATCCACCGTAGCAAAATTATTCTCGGCGAAACGTACCCGTTGCTGGGTGCGAAAGGTGGCAGGCTGGTCAACGAATACACGCACAATTTCTTCCAGGCCAGGCAACCGCTTCGCCAATTCTGGTCCCAAACCCGGCGCTGCTGTGGTCAGCGTATATTCCTGACCACCAAACTGTGTCCTGGACCAGATGCGGTAAATCCGGTTGGCGTTTGGTCGAAATCGATCGTAGCTGTATTCATGCGCCACAAACACCAAAATAAGCATACTGACCGCCAGACCAAGTGACAGGCTACCGACATTGATCAGACAGTAGACCCGGTTGGACCAAAGGTTGCGGAATGTGATTTTGAAAAAGTTCTGGAGCATGGGGGAAGAGGTTAGGGCTAAGGGCGGAGGGATTGGGGAGAGTGGGTTAGGGGTATGGAGTGGGCTGAGTGGTTAAAGCGACTTTTCAACTCCTATATCCCCACGCCCTAATCCCTCCGCAAACTTTCAACCGGATTGACTAAAGCGGCTTTGATGCTTTGAAAGCTGACCGTCAGCAGGGCGATGCCCACCGCCAATAGACCCGCCAGCGCGAAGACCCACCAACTGATATCGACGCGATACGCAAAGTCCTGGAGCCACCGGTGCATGGCGTAGTAGGCAATAGGCGAAGCAAGAAGAAGGGCAACCAGGACCAGCTTGAGGAAGTCTTTGGAGAGCAGGCCGACGATGCTGAAAACGGAGGCTCCCAGTACTTTACGAACGCCGATTTCCTTAGTGCGTTGCTCGGCGGTGAAGGTAGCCAGGCCAAACAGACCCAGGCAGGCAATGAAAATGGTCAGTTCCGCGAAGATGCCGAGAATCTGGCCGGTTCGCTGTTCGGCCCGATAAGTCGCATTGAAACTCTCGTCCAGGAAGGAATAAACGAACGGTTCCTCAGGTAACAAGGTTGCCCACTCTTGTTTGAGCGTACTCAACAGGCTCGTTACGTCCTGCGTTTTTGTTTTGACGATCAGAAAACCGCCATTTTTGCTCAGCGTCATAACCAGTGGGGCAATCCGTTCGTGCAGCGACCGAAAGTGAAAATCTTCCACAACACCAATCACGCGATACGTAGTTTTTGCTCCGTCGTTTTGCGGGCGGGTGAGCGTATGGCCAATGGCTTGCTTGCCCCAACCGAAGGTTTTGGCCGCTGTTTCGTTCAGCACGATCGCCGTTGAGTCAGTACCGAAATCGGTCGAGAAATTTCGCCCCGCCACAAGCTTCATGCCCAGTGTTGGCATGTACTGGTCGTCGACCTCGTAGCAAAGTGTTTTAGTAAGCTGCCCCTCCCGATTGTCGGCGTAGACGATAAAGTTGTTCGAATTTGAAGGACCGGCGGGCAGAAAAGGCGATACGCTGGCGCTCAGCACGCGTGCGTCCTGCTGCATCTGGTTTTTGAGAATATCGACGTTGCGTCCCAGACGCCAGGCTTCGGGTAAAATCAGTACTTGCTCCCGGCTGTAGCCCAGCTTCTTCTGCTGAATGTAAGTAAGCTGCTGATACACAACAACGGTACCGATGGTGAGCAGGATGGACACGAAGAACTGAAACACAACCAAGCCGCTCCTTAAGCCAAGACCCGATTTGCTGGTATGGTTAAACATCGTTCTCCCTTTCAGCACCGTGATGGGCTTGAAGGACGCCAGAAAAAAGGCTGGGTAACTCCCTGCCAGTGTACCAACCAGCACGCCAACGCCCAGCAGCGCCGGTAGGAGCCAGGGTGTTTTTAAGAACGATAATGTTAGTTGTTTACCCGCCAGTTCATTGAAAAAAGGTAGGCTTAGGTACAGCAAACCAATGGCTAGTATCAGCGACAGGCTGGTCAACAGCATTGACTCAATAAGGAACTGTCGGACTAAGCCCTGTTTCTCCGAACCCATTACTTTCCGGATGCCCACTTCTTTGGCTCGTTTCGATGCGCCCGCCGTTGACAGGTTCATAAAATTGATACAGGCAATCAGCAACATGAACAGGGCGATAGCGCCGAACAGGTAGACGTATTGAATCGTGCCGTTGGGTGATAACTCGCCGGTCAGGTTAGAATGCAGGTGAATGTCGGTGAGCGGTTGCAGGTATAAGCCAACGTCATTACCCTTCTGGCGAAACTGCGCCATGTTCATCCCAAACGCCTGTTGCAGCTGAGGAGCCATGTATTTCTCTACAATCTGAGGGAGCTTAGCTTCTAAGCGTTTGTAATCGTAGTCCTGGGGTAAGACGAGGTAGGTATGAAAGCCCGATATCATCCAGGAAGTCGACTTGGCGTCCGGGCGACTAGCCATCGAGAGCAGTAGGCTAGCCTGGAAATGGGCGTTGGTCGGAATCGCGTCGATCAGGCCCGTAATCGTGTACGTAGTTGGCTCGCCTTTAATCGTCAGTACTTTGCCAATGGGGTCTTCGTTACCAAAATACTTGCGGGCTGTAACCTGATCGATAACCGCCGTATTCGGCTGTAGCAGCGCTGTTTTGGAGTTGCCTTTTAGGAAAGGCAGACTGAACACGTCGAAAAAATTAGCGTCGACGAACGCGATGGCATGCTCTTTAAAGGTTTTGTTCTGGTACGTAAACAACGTCGATCCGGTCTGACTAAGCCGGGTCGCGTCCCGCACTTCGGGGAATTCGGCTTTGAGCGTCTGTGCCGTTGGCGCCATTACCATCGCTTCGTTGATATTGCCGCCCTGAATCGTTCCCCGAAAAATAACGCGTACAATCTGATCCGCCTTGTCATTGAAGCGGTCGTAGCTTAGCTCATCAAGGACAAACAGACTAATGAGCAGACAGACCGTCAGGCCAATTGCCAGTCCAACGATGTTGATAATAGAAAACGCTTTGTTGCGCATCAAACTGCGCCAGGCGACAAGGAGTTGGTTTTTAAGCATAGCAGACGTTCGCAAAGTTGACTTACACGAGGAATAGTGTCAAATGCGGTGCCAACCGGGCGGAATAGCCTACTATGCTCAATAGAGGCTCTTTTGCCAAAAAGCTGCTTGGTAGAATTGTCCAAAAGCGGACAGCGGATGTACTGGAACGGACAAGCCAACCCAGCATGGGTTGGCTTGTTAAGTTGATTGTTTGTGTAGTCTTATGGATACAGCAAATACTTCCTGCGCGTCTGTTTGAAGGCCGTCAGGCCGGGCTCCCAACTCTGGCGAATCTCTTTCTCACTCTTCCCGGCAATGATCTGCTGCTTCAATGTCTCCGTACCCGCCAGCTTATCAAAATTCCCCATCTGTTTGCTCTGGCTCATGTCGAAAAAACGGGCCTTGTCGGGATAAGCTTTGTACAAATCCATTAGCCACTTCAGGTTAAGCTGCTTCGTTTTCCGGAAGATGCTCGTGTCGTAGTTGCGGAGATCAAGTCCGTAGCAGTCCATGTTCTGATGCAGGGGTGTTTCACTCATGCCTTTCAGGCTGACCGGGCGAAACGAAAACGAGTATTTGCCTTTCAGGGCCGGAGCACCCAGCACCGTAAAGGGCATGTACGTGCCGCGCCCCTGGCTAATGATCGTTCCCTCGAACAGGCAAAGGCTGGGATAGAGTAAAATCGACTGCTGCGTGTTCAGGTTTGGAGAAGGCATTACTGGCAGTTCGTAGGGCGTATCGTGCGTGTAGTTAGCAGCCTTAACGATACGTAGTTTGCACTGCGCCTTGTTAGGCAACCAGCCTTCGCCGTTGATCAGCTGCGCAAACTCGGCGATGGTCATGCCATGCGTAATGGGAATGCGGTGCATACCAATCCCCGAATGCAGATGGTCTTCTAGAATGGGTCCGTCGACGCAGAAACCGTTGGGGTTAGGCCGGTCCAGAATCATTAATTCCTTGCCGTTCTCGGCGCAGGCTTCCATGACGTGGTCGAGGGTGTTGATGTACGTATAAAAGCGCGCGCCCACGTCTTGAATGTCGTAGATTAGCAGGTCGATGTCGGCCAGGTGTTCTTTTGATGGTTTCTTGTATTTCCCGTAGAGCGAGATTACGGGGATGCCGGTTTTAGAATCAACGCTGTCGTCTACTTTGGCGCCATTACTGGCATTTCCCCGAAATCCATGCTCAGGGCCGAAAATCCGGACAACGTTCACGCCCAGACTGACCAAGCTATCAACGCTGGGTGTACGGCCAATAATTGAGGTCTGGTTAACAACCAGTCCAATCCGTTTACCTTTCAAATAGGGGAGGTACGTACTAATCTGATCCGCACCGGTCATTAGCTTAGCCGCCGGTATCGTCGTTACGTTATCATTACCTGGTATCGACGGCCCTAACGGAGTAGTAGCCGGACTGGCTAGCCAAAAACAGGCGGCCAGCAGAGGAAATAAAATAAGTGAAGTGATTTTCATGGCAGAAAAGTTTGACGGTTGTACAGCGGCAAGTTGTCCATAAAAGTGATCGAGCACAACTGCTGAGGTTTTTGGGGCGTCATCGATTTTCAGAGAGTTGTGGTAGGATTGAGTAGACAGCGCCAGTAAAAGCCGCCGTTTGTCACATACGTATTGCCCGGACCAGCCAGCTACGCTACATTGTGGTACCTATGCACCCAAACTGACTTCCCTGCATGAAAAAGATCATTGTCTCGTTCGCGACGGCGCTGGAGAACATTCGCTCCCGATTCTTCCATACCATCTTGTCCATTCTTGGCATTGTGATCGGCGTGGCTGCTTTGGTGGCTATCCTGTCGCTGATTGATGGTATGGAACAGTATGCTCACGAGCAGATCACGAAAACGACGTCACTGAATGCGATTATGATTCAGTCGAATCCGTACAAGTCGGTCAATGACGTATCTGTCCGAAAAGACGACTATGTGTATTTCACCCACGATACGTTCCAGAAGATGGTAGCCTCGCTGACGAAGCCCGTTATACCTTATCTGGAATGGCGGCAATCCAGCGAGATTGTTGGAAAGGCAACCAGTCGTAAAGTAGGAACAGTCGTCACCGGAACAACATTGCCACTTCATCCGGGCATCACGTTGGTTCATGGCCGGGCATTCACGGAAGCAGAACTTGACAATAAACGTCCGGTTGCGTTCATAAACCAGCGGATGGCCCGGCAACTGGTTGATAAGCAATCTGAGAAGCAAGCCGTTGGTCAGCAGATTGTTTACAACGGCACAGCCTTGACCGTAATTGGTGTCTGGACGGATAAAGATATCAGCTACGGTCAGTTGCTGATGCCATTGACCCTGGTATCCGACAGTGCGCTGAAAGCCACTCTGCCCATGGGAATTATTGACGCGAAAAACGTAGAGAACGTGGTTGGGTTAAAGTCAGAAATCGAAAACTGGCTGAACGCCAATACCAGGAACAAACTAGACGATTTCACTATCATCACGAACGAACAGCGGGTAAGCCAGGCGACCAAAGGTTTTCTACTTTTCCGGATAGTGATGGGGCTGATCGTTGGGATTTCGGTACTGGTGGGCGGAATCGGGGTGATGAATGTCCTGCTGATTTCAGTTACCGAACGAACAGTTGAGATCGGCGTTCGAAAAGCCCTTGGCGATAAAAAACGGGATATTCTCTGGCAGTTCCTATCCGAATCAATCACCATTTCGACCTTCGGTAGTTTGCTGGGGCTGGCACTGGGCGTACTCAGTACGTTGGCCTTTATTCCGATCGTGAAAGCGATGACTGCCGTTCCGTTTCAGGCGGCTTACACCTGGAACACATTTATAGTTATCGTAGTCATTGCCATGGTCATTGGGGTCGTTTTTGGTACGTATCCCGCCATGCGTGCTGCCCGGCTCGACCCGGTCGAAGCCATTCGGCGCGAATAATATTCTTCGCTGAAAGCAAGTAGATTGATGGCTACCCTGAGATTTATCGTCCTAGACTGGCCGTAGCGAACGTACGCCATACCTTTTTCGCTATCATGAGTCGGGATCAGAATACCAGACGGCTGCGGCTATTCTGACGAATTGATAGGCGCAGCAGAGGTAGATCTTGAGCAGGGTGGCGTGAATAAAAGCAGTCAATCGCCGGAGCTGAACGAACGGAACGTAGCTATATCGTGAGCGTGTCAGATAGATCGGCGCCCTGATAGATTTTTGTAATGACTTTATAAAACAAATCAATTTGATTGATAAAGATTAAGGTCTTAATATTGCTCAAAATAGGAGATAATCCTTCTACTCGATAACCACTATTATATTCCTATGGATAATTATTCAGGTGACATCAGCAAGTGCCCATTTTACAGCAGCGCCCAGCAAAACGGGCCTGCTCAGAAAATGAACGTAGCTGGTAACGGAATGCAGAACCGTGACTGGTGGCCAAACCAGTTGAAAGTAAATCTGCTTCGGCAAAATTCGCCGGCTTCAAACCCAATGGGTGAGTCGTTCAACTACGCTGAAGAATTCAAAAGCCTCGATCTGGACGCCGTTAAGCAGGACCTGCACGCCCTGATGACTGACTCGCAGGAGTGGTGGCCTGCCGATTACGGCCACTATGGTCCGCTGTTTATCCGGATGGCCTGGCACAGTGCCGGTACCTACCGCATCGGCGATGGCCGGGGTGGTTCGGGCGCTGGGCAGCAGCGGTTTGCCCCGCTCAACAGCTGGCCCGACAACGTTAGCCTCGACAAGGCACGGCGGCTGCTGTGGCCAATCAAACAGAAATACGGCCGTAAGATTTCCTGGGCTGACTTAATGATTCTGACGGGCAACGTAGCCCTCGAATCGATGGGCTTCAAAACCTTCGGCTTTGCCGGTGGTCGGGAAGACGTATGGGAGCCGGAACTGGACGTATACTGGGGCTCGGAAAATCAGTGGCTCGGTAGTAACGTGCGGTATTCGCGTGGAGCAGAAGGAGCCGATGGCGACCACGGCATCCTGGTGTCAGACGAAGACCCGAACGGCCGGATTCACGAGCGTGACCTGGAGCAACCGCTGGCGGCTGCTAACATGGGTCTAATCTATGTGAACCCCGAAGGCCCCGACGGTAACCCCGATCCGGTGGCTGCGGCCAAAGACATTCGGCAGACGTTTGGCCGGATGGCGATGAACGACGAAGAAACGGTAGCCCTGATCGCTGGTGGCCACAGCTTCGGTAAGACCCACGGTGCGGGTCCGTCGGAGCACGTTGGTGCCGATCCTGAAGGTGCCGATATGGAAGAGCAGGGTTTCGGCTGGGCCAGCACGTTCGGTACCGGTAAAGGGGCCGACACGATCACGAGTGGTCTGGAAGTAATCTGGACAACCACGCCGACGCAGTGGAGTAATAACTACTTCGAGAACCTGTTCAACTACGAGTGGGAGCTGACCAAGAGCCCCGGTGGTGCGCATCAGTGGGTAGCGAAGGATGCCGAAAACACCATTCCCGACGCATACGATGCAACGAAGAGCCACCGGCCCACGATGCTGACCACGGACCTGTCGATGAAGATGGACCCGGCCTACGAGAAAATTTCGCGTCGGTTCTACGGAAATCCTGACGAGTTCGCCGATGCATTCGCCCGTGCTTGGTTCAAGCTGACGCACCGGGATATGGGTCCGATCGCCCGGTACCTCGGTCCCGACGTACCGCAGGAAGAACTAATCTGGCAGGACCCAATTCCGGCTGTAAACCACGAACTGATTGACGCCAGCGACGTCGCTGCGCTGAAAGCCAATATCCTGGCGTCGGGTCTGAGCATTCCCGAACTGGTTACGACGGCCTGGGCGTCGGCGTCGACCTTCCGTGGCTCTGACAAGCGCGGTGGTGCCAATGGTGCCCGCGTCCGGCTGGCCCCCCAGAAAGATTGGGAAGCCAACAACCCGACCCAACTGGCGAAGGTGCTGGGTACGCTGGAAAGCATCCAGGAAGAGTTCAACAGCACGCAGACCGGCGGTAAGAAAGTATCCCTGGCCGACCTGATCGTGCTGGCGGGTGGTGCCGCCGTTGAGAAAGCGGCCCAAGCCGCCGGTATTGAGATTACGGTGCCGTTTACACCCGGCCGGATGGATGCATCGGCCGAGCAGACCGACGCTGAGTCGTTCGATGTGCTGGAGCCGATTGCCGACGGTTTCCGCAACTACCTGAAAAAGAAGTACACGGTATCGACCGAAGAATTGCTGATCGACAAGGCGCAGCTGCTAACCCTGACGGCTCCCGAACTGACGGTGCTGATTGGGGGTATGCGCGCCCTGAACGCCAACTTCGACGGCTCGAAACTCGGTATCCTGACCGACCGGCCGGAAGTGCTGACCAACGATTTCTTCGTGAATCTGCTCGACATCCGCACGGCCTGGAAAGCGACTGCCGATCACAAAGAAGTGTTTGAAGGCCGCGACCGCGCAACGGGCGAACTGAAATGGACCGGCACCCGTGCCGATCTTGTTTTCGGTTCGAACTCGGAACTGCGCGTGATTGCCGAAGTATACGCTAGCTCCGATGCCAACGAGAAGTTCGTCAAGGATTTCGTAGCTGCCTGGAGCAAGGTAATGATGCTGGACCGCTTCGAGCTGGCCTAGTTTTTAGTGTGGATAGAAGCAGCACAAGGCCGACCCGTTTGGGTTGGCCTTGTGTTTTTAGGGTGTGGATAAAGTGCGTGGGAGTATTAGTACTTCCTACTCGCTCCTGAGTGATTTAACCGGATTGACGAGCGCGGCTTTAATGCTTTGGTAGCTGATCGTCAGAAAGGCAATGCCCATGGCCAGTAGGCTGACGAGGGCAAAGACGCGCCAGTCGATGGTAATTTTATAGGTGTACGCCTGTAACCAGTTGTCCATCGTGTACCAGGCCAGCGGGCTAGCGATCAGAATAGCCAGTGCAACCAGTTTCAGAAAGTCTTTTGATAGTAGACTCACCAGACTACTAACACTCGCGCCCAGCACCTTTCGGATACCAATTTCTTTGGTCCGACGTTCCGCCGAGAAAGCGACGAGTCCGAACAGGCCCAGGCAGGCAATCAGAATACCGGCAACTGTGAATACATTCAGCACGTTGGCCAACCGCTGTTCCGTTTGGAAAAGACGATTAAAGGCGTCATCGAGGAAATAGTAATCGAAAGGAGAGTCCGATGCGTGTTTCTGAACGATTTGTTCGAGCTTCTTGACCTGCTGCTGCAGGTCGACGCCTTTCCGGAAGCGGATGTACAGTGTACCATTGTAGTCTGCAAATCCCCGGCTGGTGTCGGGGCCAACCATCAACAAGGTAGGTTGAATTGGGTCTTTTACCGAACTCATGTGGAAATCTTCGACCACCCCGCGCACCTCTTGCTGCCTATCGTTAATGGTTAGTACCTGCCCCAGTGGGTTCTTAGCGATACCCAACTCCTTTGCCGCTGTTTCATTGATAAACAACTGGCCAGCCACTGCGTCCTGTGGCGGATTTTTCCAACGTAACCTAAGCGTCGGTACAAACGAACTGTCAACGCTCAGACCAGCTAGTGTAACAGGCTTTTGACGTTTAGCCGTCTTAACCGACCAGACGTTGAAGCCACCGCCGTAAAATGCCATTGCGCTGGTCGCAATTCGGTCGACTCCGCTTTGCGCCAGTATGTCCTGCCGAAAACTGCTGTAATGGTTTCCCACTGATTTACTGAGCGAAATGCCCATCACCTGATCGACATTCAAGCCCAGATCCTTCGTCTGCATGTACCGGAGTTGCTGTTGAGCAACGACTGTACAAAAGATCAGCGTGATTGACACGACGAACTGAAAAACGACCAATACTTGCCGAACCGATAGGTTTCCGGGCAGGTTGATTTGCCCTTTCAAGGTATTGATTGGGGCAAAGCGGGACAGCACAAAAGCCGGATAGCTACCCGATACCAGAATGCTCATCAGCAGAATACCCGAAAGCGTCAGTAGCGAAAAGGAACTCACTAAAAAAGACTGATCTATTTTGGCATCGATCAGGCTGAGAAACGGGTCTTTGAGCAGGAGCATCAAACCAACGCCCAGGCAAAACGATAGCGCACTGACGAAGGCCGATTCGACAAAAAACTGGCCGATGAGCGCGCGTTGATTGCCACCCAGCACTTTGCGCATACTGACTTCTTTGGCCCGTACCGTAGCGCGCGCTGTGGTCAGGTTCATGTAATTGATCAGCGCCAGTAACAGAACGCTGATACCGATCCAGAGAAAGGTTTGAACGTAGCTGCCAACCATCGAATTTGTGACAAACCCACCAATGTGCATGCCTGTCAGTGGGTCGATAATGGCCGTTACGTTCACTTTCGGCTCGTTGGAAAGCTTGACGTACTTGTTGAGGAATGATGCGAATTGCTTACTGGTAATTTGCGGACTCAGGCGGAAATATGTCTCGCCTTCGGGCGCCGTTTCCCAGCGCCAGGCGGGGGCAAGCTGTTTGAAGCTGCTGGTCGAAATCAGCATTGGAAACGTGAACGCCGTGTTCGACGGTAAATCCTCCATGACCCCAGCCACCGTGAGCCGATGCGCGTTGTTGAATACCACCGTTTTGCCCATCGGATCGGCCTGACCAAAGAATTTACGGGCTAGTGATGCTGTCAGGATAACAGAATTAGGCTGCGAGAGAGCAATTCGACCGTTGCCCTGCTTCATCGGAAACGCGAAAAAGTCGAAGAACGAAGAATCGGCGTAGTGAATGTCTTTGACGAAAAACTGCTGATTCTGGTGGCGAACAATGTCTTTACCCTGCCAGTCGCTGGGAATCAACCGGGTCATTTGTTCCACCTGCGGTACCTGACGTTTGATCCGATCACTCA encodes:
- a CDS encoding ABC transporter permease; this encodes MLKNQLLVAWRSLMRNKAFSIINIVGLAIGLTVCLLISLFVLDELSYDRFNDKADQIVRVIFRGTIQGGNINEAMVMAPTAQTLKAEFPEVRDATRLSQTGSTLFTYQNKTFKEHAIAFVDANFFDVFSLPFLKGNSKTALLQPNTAVIDQVTARKYFGNEDPIGKVLTIKGEPTTYTITGLIDAIPTNAHFQASLLLSMASRPDAKSTSWMISGFHTYLVLPQDYDYKRLEAKLPQIVEKYMAPQLQQAFGMNMAQFRQKGNDVGLYLQPLTDIHLHSNLTGELSPNGTIQYVYLFGAIALFMLLIACINFMNLSTAGASKRAKEVGIRKVMGSEKQGLVRQFLIESMLLTSLSLILAIGLLYLSLPFFNELAGKQLTLSFLKTPWLLPALLGVGVLVGTLAGSYPAFFLASFKPITVLKGRTMFNHTSKSGLGLRSGLVVFQFFVSILLTIGTVVVYQQLTYIQQKKLGYSREQVLILPEAWRLGRNVDILKNQMQQDARVLSASVSPFLPAGPSNSNNFIVYADNREGQLTKTLCYEVDDQYMPTLGMKLVAGRNFSTDFGTDSTAIVLNETAAKTFGWGKQAIGHTLTRPQNDGAKTTYRVIGVVEDFHFRSLHERIAPLVMTLSKNGGFLIVKTKTQDVTSLLSTLKQEWATLLPEEPFVYSFLDESFNATYRAEQRTGQILGIFAELTIFIACLGLFGLATFTAEQRTKEIGVRKVLGASVFSIVGLLSKDFLKLVLVALLLASPIAYYAMHRWLQDFAYRVDISWWVFALAGLLAVGIALLTVSFQSIKAALVNPVESLRRD
- a CDS encoding exo-beta-N-acetylmuramidase NamZ domain-containing protein, which gives rise to MKITSLILFPLLAACFWLASPATTPLGPSIPGNDNVTTIPAAKLMTGADQISTYLPYLKGKRIGLVVNQTSIIGRTPSVDSLVSLGVNVVRIFGPEHGFRGNASNGAKVDDSVDSKTGIPVISLYGKYKKPSKEHLADIDLLIYDIQDVGARFYTYINTLDHVMEACAENGKELMILDRPNPNGFCVDGPILEDHLHSGIGMHRIPITHGMTIAEFAQLINGEGWLPNKAQCKLRIVKAANYTHDTPYELPVMPSPNLNTQQSILLYPSLCLFEGTIISQGRGTYMPFTVLGAPALKGKYSFSFRPVSLKGMSETPLHQNMDCYGLDLRNYDTSIFRKTKQLNLKWLMDLYKAYPDKARFFDMSQSKQMGNFDKLAGTETLKQQIIAGKSEKEIRQSWEPGLTAFKQTRRKYLLYP
- a CDS encoding ABC transporter permease, giving the protein MKKIIVSFATALENIRSRFFHTILSILGIVIGVAALVAILSLIDGMEQYAHEQITKTTSLNAIMIQSNPYKSVNDVSVRKDDYVYFTHDTFQKMVASLTKPVIPYLEWRQSSEIVGKATSRKVGTVVTGTTLPLHPGITLVHGRAFTEAELDNKRPVAFINQRMARQLVDKQSEKQAVGQQIVYNGTALTVIGVWTDKDISYGQLLMPLTLVSDSALKATLPMGIIDAKNVENVVGLKSEIENWLNANTRNKLDDFTIITNEQRVSQATKGFLLFRIVMGLIVGISVLVGGIGVMNVLLISVTERTVEIGVRKALGDKKRDILWQFLSESITISTFGSLLGLALGVLSTLAFIPIVKAMTAVPFQAAYTWNTFIVIVVIAMVIGVVFGTYPAMRAARLDPVEAIRRE
- the katG gene encoding catalase/peroxidase HPI, which produces MDNYSGDISKCPFYSSAQQNGPAQKMNVAGNGMQNRDWWPNQLKVNLLRQNSPASNPMGESFNYAEEFKSLDLDAVKQDLHALMTDSQEWWPADYGHYGPLFIRMAWHSAGTYRIGDGRGGSGAGQQRFAPLNSWPDNVSLDKARRLLWPIKQKYGRKISWADLMILTGNVALESMGFKTFGFAGGREDVWEPELDVYWGSENQWLGSNVRYSRGAEGADGDHGILVSDEDPNGRIHERDLEQPLAAANMGLIYVNPEGPDGNPDPVAAAKDIRQTFGRMAMNDEETVALIAGGHSFGKTHGAGPSEHVGADPEGADMEEQGFGWASTFGTGKGADTITSGLEVIWTTTPTQWSNNYFENLFNYEWELTKSPGGAHQWVAKDAENTIPDAYDATKSHRPTMLTTDLSMKMDPAYEKISRRFYGNPDEFADAFARAWFKLTHRDMGPIARYLGPDVPQEELIWQDPIPAVNHELIDASDVAALKANILASGLSIPELVTTAWASASTFRGSDKRGGANGARVRLAPQKDWEANNPTQLAKVLGTLESIQEEFNSTQTGGKKVSLADLIVLAGGAAVEKAAQAAGIEITVPFTPGRMDASAEQTDAESFDVLEPIADGFRNYLKKKYTVSTEELLIDKAQLLTLTAPELTVLIGGMRALNANFDGSKLGILTDRPEVLTNDFFVNLLDIRTAWKATADHKEVFEGRDRATGELKWTGTRADLVFGSNSELRVIAEVYASSDANEKFVKDFVAAWSKVMMLDRFELA
- a CDS encoding ABC transporter permease, which produces MLQSYFRLALRNLWRNKLYSALNIGGLALGMAISMLMLLYVVHEYNYDRFHSKAQQIVRMTIQQERDGMQLNSVAVSFTVSDRIKRQVPQVEQMTRLIPSDWQGKDIVRHQNQQFFVKDIHYADSSFFDFFAFPMKQGNGRIALSQPNSVILTASLARKFFGQADPMGKTVVFNNAHRLTVAGVMEDLPSNTAFTFPMLISTSSFKQLAPAWRWETAPEGETYFRLSPQITSKQFASFLNKYVKLSNEPKVNVTAIIDPLTGMHIGGFVTNSMVGSYVQTFLWIGISVLLLALINYMNLTTARATVRAKEVSMRKVLGGNQRALIGQFFVESAFVSALSFCLGVGLMLLLKDPFLSLIDAKIDQSFLVSSFSLLTLSGILLMSILVSGSYPAFVLSRFAPINTLKGQINLPGNLSVRQVLVVFQFVVSITLIFCTVVAQQQLRYMQTKDLGLNVDQVMGISLSKSVGNHYSSFRQDILAQSGVDRIATSAMAFYGGGFNVWSVKTAKRQKPVTLAGLSVDSSFVPTLRLRWKNPPQDAVAGQLFINETAAKELGIAKNPLGQVLTINDRQQEVRGVVEDFHMSSVKDPIQPTLLMVGPDTSRGFADYNGTLYIRFRKGVDLQQQVKKLEQIVQKHASDSPFDYYFLDDAFNRLFQTEQRLANVLNVFTVAGILIACLGLFGLVAFSAERRTKEIGIRKVLGASVSSLVSLLSKDFLKLVALAILIASPLAWYTMDNWLQAYTYKITIDWRVFALVSLLAMGIAFLTISYQSIKAALVNPVKSLRSE